In Piliocolobus tephrosceles isolate RC106 chromosome 5, ASM277652v3, whole genome shotgun sequence, a single genomic region encodes these proteins:
- the LOC111527873 gene encoding uncharacterized protein LOC111527873 — MPSFFSPLQPMGLRLSADPEDGIMKPRTLFLLLLLLPGTLALTETKTCVGECGVGKETAFVAGSERPAQPAAPGGSPTGFTWCILHCSCRRSCTPVQSRACTSQLLGCPWDRAPLSRGQRPSYFSTTVSRPGRGEPCFIAVGYVDYMQFVRFDSDAASPRMEPRAPWVEQEGPEYWDREIRSAKTPRRDFPRELADAAPLLRERSQ, encoded by the exons ATGCCCAGTTTCTTCTCCCCGTTGCAACCTATGGGACTGAGACTTTCTGCAGATCCCGAGGACGGGATCATGAAGCCCCGAAccctcttcctgctgctgctcttGCTCCCAGGGACTCTGGCCCTGACGGAGACCAAGACCTGCGTGGGTGAGTGCGGAGTCGGGAAGGAAACCGCCTTTGTGGCTGGGAGCGAGAGACCCGCCCAGCCCGCCGCGCCAGGAGG GAGCCCAACTGGCTTCACCTGGTGCATCCTGCACTGCAGCTGCAGGCGTAGCTGTACGCCAGTCCAGAGCCGCGCCTGCACTTCTCAGCTCTTGGGCTGTCCATGGGACCGGGCGCCACTGAGCAGGGGGCAGCGCCCGTCG tatTTCAGCACCACCGTGTCCCGGCCTGGCCGCGGGGAGCCGTGCTTCATCGCCGTGGGCTACGTAGACTACATGCAGTTCGTGCGGTTCGACAGCGACGCCGCGAGTCCGAGGATGGAGCCACGAGCGCCGTGGGTGGAGCAGGAGGGGCCAGAGTATTGGGACCGGGAGATACGAAGCGCCAAGACCCCACGCAGAGACTTTCCAAGGGAACTTGCAGACGCTGCTCCGCTACTACGAGAGCGGAGCCAGTGA